One Aphidius gifuensis isolate YNYX2018 linkage group LG3, ASM1490517v1, whole genome shotgun sequence DNA window includes the following coding sequences:
- the LOC122851149 gene encoding charged multivesicular body protein 1b, whose amino-acid sequence MSVSQMEKNLFNLKFAVKELERNSKKCEKEEKIEKSKVKKAIQKGNTEGARIHAENAIRQKNQALNYLRMSARVDAVASRVQTALTTRKVTQSMAGVVKAMDAAMKSMNLEKISGLMDKFESQFEDLDVQSSYMENAMSQTTTTNVPQNDVDSLMQQVADEAGLELNMELPSGQLGSLGTSSTVVSQEQDELTQRLARLRE is encoded by the exons ATGTCCGTCTCTCAGATGGAAA aaaatttattcaatttaaaatttgctgTAAAAGAACTTGAACgtaattctaaaaaatgtgaaaaagaagaaaaaattgaaaaatcaaaagttaaaaaagCCATACAAAAAGGTAATACAGAAGGTGCAAGAATACATGCAGAAAATGCAATACGTCAAAAAAATCAGGCACTTAATTATTTACGTATGAGTGCAAGAGTTGATGCTGTTGCAAGTCGTGTACAAACAGCATTAACAACAAGAAAAGTAACACAATCAATGGCTGGTGTTGTTAAAGCTATGGATGCTGCAATGAAATCaatgaatttagaaaaaatatctgGTTTAATGGATAAATTTGAAAGTCAATTTGAAGATCTTGATGTACAAAGTTCATATATGGAAAATGCAATGtcacaaacaacaacaacaaatgtaCCACAAAATGATGTTGATTCATTGATGCAACAAGTTGCTGATGAAGCtgg attggAGCTCAATATGGAATTACCATCAGGACAATTGGGTAGTCTTGGTACATCATCAACTGTTGTCAGTCAAGAACAAGATGAACTTACCCAAAGATTGGCTAGACTCAGagagtaa